A single window of Meiothermus sp. DNA harbors:
- the prfB gene encoding peptide chain release factor 2 (programmed frameshift), translating to MDLQTLEHRLEALRGYLDIAGKEARLKELEQQINDPHLWDDPTHARKVSQDAARLRKVVEGYKRLESDLQGLLELWPELSPEERQQMQPELERAGRELEELYHQTLLNFPYAENAAIVTIKPGAGGTEACDWAQMLYRMYTRFAERKGFSLELVDLEPGAEAGIDQAQFIVRGENAYGLLSAEAGVHRLVRPSPFNAQGKRQTSFAAVEVMPEVDESVDLQINPEDLRIDVMRSQGKGGQGVNTTDSAVRVVHLPTGIIVKCQVTRSQQKNKEMAMNILRSKLFEIEFKKKQEELARLKGESRPIEWGSQIRSYVLDKQYIKDHRTGEMRHDPENVLDGDLESLIWAGLEWKAGRRETAVSAEDE from the exons ATGGATTTGCAGACCCTAGAACACCGCCTCGAGGCCCTCCGGGGGTATCTT GACATCGCCGGTAAAGAAGCCCGCCTAAAAGAACTCGAGCAGCAAATCAACGACCCCCACCTCTGGGACGACCCAACCCACGCCCGCAAGGTCTCGCAGGATGCGGCCCGGCTGCGCAAGGTAGTGGAGGGTTACAAGCGGCTGGAGTCCGACCTGCAGGGGCTTCTGGAACTCTGGCCGGAGCTAAGCCCAGAAGAGCGGCAGCAGATGCAGCCCGAGCTCGAGCGGGCCGGACGCGAACTTGAGGAGCTCTACCATCAGACCCTGCTCAACTTCCCCTATGCCGAGAACGCCGCCATCGTGACCATCAAGCCCGGCGCAGGCGGTACCGAAGCCTGCGACTGGGCCCAGATGCTCTACCGTATGTACACCCGCTTCGCCGAGCGCAAAGGCTTTAGCCTCGAGCTCGTGGATCTGGAGCCGGGGGCCGAGGCCGGCATCGACCAGGCCCAGTTTATTGTGCGGGGTGAGAACGCCTACGGCCTGCTCTCCGCCGAGGCTGGGGTGCACCGGCTGGTGCGGCCCTCCCCTTTCAACGCCCAGGGCAAGCGTCAGACCAGCTTTGCCGCGGTGGAGGTGATGCCCGAGGTAGACGAGTCGGTGGATTTACAAATCAACCCCGAAGACCTGCGAATAGACGTGATGCGCTCGCAGGGCAAGGGCGGCCAGGGCGTCAACACCACCGACTCGGCGGTGCGGGTCGTGCACCTGCCCACCGGCATCATCGTGAAGTGCCAGGTCACGCGCAGCCAGCAAAAGAACAAAGAGATGGCCATGAACATCCTGCGCTCCAAGCTCTTCGAGATCGAGTTCAAAAAGAAGCAGGAGGAGCTGGCCCGGCTCAAGGGCGAGTCCCGCCCCATCGAGTGGGGCAGCCAGATCCGGAGCTACGTGCTGGACAAGCAGTACATCAAAGACCACCGCACCGGCGAGATGCGCCACGACCCCGAGAACGTGCTGGACGGCGACCTGGAAAGCCTGATCTGGGCCGGGCTGGAGTGGAAAGCCGGGCGCAGAGAAACGGCCGTGAGCGCCGAGGACGAGTAG
- the metX gene encoding homoserine O-acetyltransferase, with amino-acid sequence MSDLLIQEAWGDHEALLIKPPKSRGRVPPPVPAQALVAGGFRLEYGGTLPELRLRYETYGQLNLERSNAVLVFHAWTGSAHLAGSYTQETLRSLPKLDQAFGPDGWWDELAGPGRMLDTDKYFVICANHIGSCYGSTGPLSPNPATGRPYGPDFPKLTVRDLARAQAKLLDFLGIEKVTLLGGSLGGMVALEFALLYPHRVHKLVVLAAPAVHGPWARAFNRLSREAVLADPGFQGGHYSEQPLGLQLGRAIAMLSFRSPDSFRLRWQQHPERGESYVLYQGEKFARRFDANAYLVLSEAMDTHDVGRGRGGLEAALAQLKSIPSLFVGINSDVLYTAQEVREMAALSGGIYREIHSPHGHDAFLIETDQVERILADFL; translated from the coding sequence ATGAGTGACCTCCTGATCCAAGAAGCCTGGGGCGACCACGAAGCCCTGCTGATCAAGCCGCCCAAAAGCCGGGGTCGCGTGCCGCCGCCGGTGCCGGCCCAGGCCTTGGTTGCCGGGGGGTTCCGCCTCGAGTACGGCGGTACCCTGCCCGAGCTGCGCCTGCGCTACGAGACCTACGGCCAGCTCAACCTCGAGCGCAGCAACGCGGTGCTGGTTTTTCATGCCTGGACGGGCTCCGCGCACCTGGCCGGAAGCTACACCCAAGAAACCCTCCGCAGCCTGCCCAAGCTCGACCAGGCCTTTGGGCCCGATGGCTGGTGGGACGAGCTGGCGGGGCCAGGGAGGATGCTCGATACCGACAAGTATTTTGTCATCTGCGCCAACCACATCGGCAGTTGCTATGGCTCTACCGGCCCGCTCTCGCCCAACCCCGCGACCGGGCGGCCCTACGGCCCCGATTTTCCCAAGCTCACCGTGCGCGACCTGGCCCGGGCCCAGGCCAAGCTGCTCGACTTTCTGGGCATCGAGAAAGTGACCTTGCTGGGGGGCAGCCTGGGCGGGATGGTGGCGCTGGAGTTCGCCCTCCTGTATCCTCACCGCGTCCACAAGTTGGTCGTGTTGGCAGCGCCAGCCGTACACGGCCCCTGGGCCCGGGCCTTCAACCGGCTCTCGAGGGAAGCCGTGCTGGCCGACCCTGGCTTCCAGGGGGGCCACTACAGCGAACAACCCTTGGGGCTTCAACTAGGCCGGGCCATTGCCATGCTCTCTTTTCGCTCGCCCGACTCCTTCCGGCTGCGCTGGCAACAGCACCCCGAGCGGGGAGAGAGTTATGTGCTCTACCAGGGCGAAAAGTTTGCCCGGCGCTTCGATGCCAACGCCTACTTGGTGCTGTCCGAGGCGATGGACACTCACGACGTGGGCCGGGGGCGGGGGGGCCTTGAAGCCGCCTTAGCCCAGCTCAAGAGCATCCCCAGCCTGTTTGTTGGGATCAACTCCGACGTGCTGTACACGGCCCAGGAGGTACGGGAGATGGCCGCTTTGAGTGGGGGCATCTACCGCGAGATTCATAGCCCCCATGGTCACGATGCTTTTTTGATTGAAACCGATCAGGTAGAGCGCATCCTGGCTGATTTTTTGTAG
- the sucC gene encoding ADP-forming succinate--CoA ligase subunit beta encodes MNLHEYQAKDILAKYGIPVPPGKVAFTADEAKQIATEYGDLVVIKAQVHTGGRGKAGGVKLARNPEEAREKAAQILGLNIKGFITKKVLVAKGIRIAKEYYAGMILDRVTQRVVLMLSKEGGMDIEEVAASKPYALIKYPIDPHKGLRPFEARELVKRAGMEGNLNKLADVLVKLYQAYVGIDASTAEINPLVITDTGEVVAADAKIVLDDNALYRHPDLTPLREFEAEHPLEVEASNYGFSYVKLDGNIGVIGNGAGLVMYTLDLVQRTGGKAANFLDIGGGAKADVVYNALKVVLKDPDVKGIFINIFGGITRADEVAKGVIRAIDEGLLTKPVAMRVAGTAEEEAKALLKGRPVYMYPTSVEAAKAIVSMVGGAK; translated from the coding sequence GTGAACCTACACGAATATCAGGCCAAAGACATCCTCGCCAAGTACGGCATCCCAGTTCCCCCAGGCAAGGTCGCCTTTACCGCCGACGAAGCCAAGCAAATCGCCACCGAGTACGGTGATCTGGTGGTTATCAAAGCCCAGGTTCACACCGGTGGGCGAGGTAAGGCGGGCGGGGTCAAGCTCGCCCGCAACCCCGAGGAGGCCCGCGAAAAAGCCGCCCAGATTCTGGGTCTGAACATCAAGGGCTTCATCACCAAAAAGGTACTGGTGGCCAAGGGCATCCGTATCGCCAAGGAATACTACGCCGGCATGATTCTGGATCGAGTCACCCAGCGGGTGGTGCTGATGCTCTCCAAAGAGGGGGGCATGGACATCGAAGAGGTGGCGGCTAGCAAGCCCTACGCCCTCATCAAATACCCCATTGACCCCCACAAGGGTCTGCGCCCTTTCGAGGCGCGGGAGCTGGTTAAGCGGGCTGGCATGGAGGGCAACCTCAACAAGCTAGCCGATGTGCTGGTCAAGTTGTACCAGGCCTACGTGGGCATCGATGCCTCTACCGCCGAGATCAACCCACTGGTCATCACCGATACCGGCGAGGTGGTGGCCGCCGACGCCAAAATTGTGCTGGACGACAACGCCCTCTACCGTCACCCCGACCTCACCCCCTTGCGCGAGTTCGAGGCCGAACATCCCCTCGAGGTCGAGGCCTCCAACTACGGCTTCAGCTACGTCAAACTCGATGGCAACATCGGGGTCATTGGCAACGGGGCCGGGCTGGTGATGTACACCCTCGACCTGGTGCAACGCACCGGGGGCAAGGCGGCCAACTTCCTGGACATTGGCGGTGGGGCTAAAGCCGACGTGGTCTACAACGCGCTCAAGGTAGTGCTCAAAGACCCCGATGTGAAAGGCATCTTCATCAACATTTTTGGGGGCATCACCCGCGCCGACGAGGTGGCCAAGGGGGTCATCCGGGCCATAGACGAGGGTCTCCTGACCAAGCCGGTGGCCATGCGCGTGGCCGGTACGGCGGAAGAAGAGGCCAAGGCACTGCTGAAAGGCCGCCCGGTTTATATGTACCCCACCTCGGTCGAGGCGGCCAAGGCCATCGTCTCTATGGTAGGAGGCGCGAAATGA
- a CDS encoding tetratricopeptide repeat protein has translation MFVTPTQTSSPGLRIFVSANLHELAEERLVARRVIQQLGHVCVMFEMGARPHPPQSLYRPYLQQSQVFVGIYHQRYGWIAPNMTLSGLEDEYRLGAGLHPLIYIKEPAPVREPRLNQLLEAIRAGNTHPKTFATLEELGELLRTDLLQLNQLLSTLPPKEPQPAALSSQLPAALTSLIGRDDEIAAVKGLLLQGERLVTLVGPGGVGKTRIAAEVARDLESQLADGVRFVLLSTLSDPALLVPAIARSFGLLESSSRPLMESLIEYLHPKKLLLVLDGFEGVLPAALVVSELLGQAPGLQVLITSRAVLRLLGERDFAVSPLQLPQSGAGFEQLGQSEAVRLFVERAAAVNPGFALTPENAATVGEICRRLDGLPLAIELAAVRSKVLQPRALLQRLSSRLKTLTDGPRDLPERQRTLRDTIEWSYRLLSVQEQQLFSCMSVFVAGSSLEAIEAVCQDEHELDLLEEVSGLVEKSLLVLEQPGLEPRFSMLETIREFALEKLELSGQGSKRREKHAAYYLELAEAANAGRIGPRQMDWLERLELEQANFRAALTWLIANQETPTATRMASSLRWFWDLRGQFSEGRRWLQEALDLPGEVPPLLRADALMGLGVLLWRQGNYVAARPLMEESLALRRAHGDLEGMANALQNLGNLATHLGDFASARAHQDENLAIRRRLGEKSQLADALFSRGNVALVEGRLSEARSLYLESFDAYNEVGDVLGLPFVLVNLAEVARQQGDYPAAQALGEDAQHLAEQLGDRLRLANALQSLGLTARDQGQPEVAEARLQQSLQIYRELGHGLKIGFVTSELGTVMLQKGHLEAARQLFNQGLQTHRSLGLKPGIAYALLGLAETALQEGNLAEAKEHLRSGFPIAQQTTDPLTITRYLETLALLLIHSNPAQSTRLLGAAQAMRQGHEIVLTPAEQPVLQAGLEQLAHLFDPATLEQLKQEGQALDWTVSFLEMLN, from the coding sequence ATGTTTGTGACGCCTACCCAAACCTCCTCTCCAGGGCTCCGGATTTTCGTCAGCGCGAACCTGCATGAGCTGGCAGAAGAACGCCTGGTCGCGCGTAGGGTAATTCAGCAGTTGGGTCATGTCTGCGTGATGTTTGAAATGGGGGCACGACCCCATCCGCCGCAAAGTCTGTACCGGCCCTATCTCCAGCAGAGCCAGGTTTTTGTGGGAATCTATCATCAGCGCTACGGCTGGATTGCCCCCAACATGACCCTCTCGGGCCTGGAGGACGAGTATCGGCTGGGCGCCGGTCTGCACCCCCTGATCTACATCAAAGAACCCGCACCCGTACGCGAACCCCGTCTGAATCAGTTGCTCGAGGCCATCCGGGCCGGAAATACCCACCCCAAAACGTTCGCAACCCTCGAGGAACTGGGCGAGCTGTTGCGCACCGACCTGCTTCAACTGAACCAACTCCTTTCCACCTTGCCTCCCAAAGAACCCCAGCCTGCGGCGCTCTCGAGCCAGCTCCCGGCTGCTCTGACCTCCCTCATCGGGCGCGACGACGAGATTGCAGCCGTCAAGGGGCTTTTGTTGCAAGGAGAAAGATTGGTAACACTGGTAGGCCCTGGAGGGGTGGGCAAGACCCGCATTGCAGCCGAAGTAGCCCGCGACCTCGAGTCGCAATTGGCAGACGGGGTGCGCTTTGTTTTGCTTTCGACCCTGAGCGACCCTGCGCTGCTGGTACCGGCCATTGCCCGCAGCTTTGGCCTGCTGGAGTCGAGCAGTCGTCCGCTGATGGAAAGCCTGATCGAATATCTGCATCCCAAAAAGCTGCTGCTGGTACTGGATGGTTTTGAAGGGGTGCTGCCCGCTGCACTGGTGGTCAGTGAGCTTTTGGGCCAGGCTCCTGGCTTGCAGGTTCTGATTACCAGCCGTGCAGTGCTGCGGCTTTTGGGTGAGCGCGATTTCGCAGTGTCTCCGTTGCAACTGCCCCAGAGCGGCGCGGGTTTTGAGCAGCTTGGCCAGAGCGAAGCGGTGCGTCTTTTTGTGGAGCGGGCCGCTGCGGTCAATCCCGGGTTTGCGCTGACGCCAGAAAATGCCGCTACTGTGGGGGAAATTTGCCGCCGACTGGATGGCCTACCGCTGGCCATCGAACTGGCCGCGGTGCGAAGTAAGGTGTTGCAGCCCAGGGCTTTGTTGCAACGGTTGTCCAGTCGCCTCAAAACGCTGACCGATGGCCCCCGCGACTTGCCCGAGCGTCAACGTACCCTACGAGATACCATCGAGTGGAGTTACCGTTTGCTGTCGGTTCAAGAACAGCAGTTGTTTAGCTGTATGTCGGTGTTTGTGGCCGGTAGCAGTTTGGAAGCGATTGAAGCGGTCTGCCAGGATGAACACGAGCTAGATTTGCTCGAGGAAGTTAGTGGTCTGGTGGAAAAAAGCCTGCTGGTTCTGGAGCAGCCTGGTCTCGAGCCCCGCTTCTCGATGCTCGAGACCATTCGCGAATTTGCCCTTGAAAAGCTCGAGCTTTCCGGGCAAGGCTCCAAGCGCCGCGAGAAGCACGCCGCCTACTACCTCGAGCTGGCCGAGGCGGCCAATGCCGGGCGCATCGGCCCCCGCCAGATGGACTGGCTCGAGCGGCTCGAGCTCGAGCAAGCCAACTTTCGTGCAGCCCTGACCTGGCTGATTGCCAACCAGGAGACTCCCACAGCCACGCGCATGGCCTCGAGCCTGCGCTGGTTTTGGGATCTGCGCGGTCAGTTTAGCGAGGGGCGGCGCTGGCTGCAAGAAGCGCTGGATCTGCCCGGAGAGGTGCCACCCTTGCTTCGAGCAGACGCCTTGATGGGTCTGGGGGTTTTGCTCTGGCGGCAGGGCAACTACGTTGCCGCCCGTCCCTTGATGGAAGAATCACTGGCCCTCCGGCGGGCCCATGGCGACCTGGAAGGTATGGCCAACGCCTTGCAAAACCTGGGCAACCTGGCCACACACCTGGGCGATTTTGCCTCGGCCCGCGCCCACCAGGACGAAAACCTGGCCATTCGGCGGCGGCTTGGCGAAAAAAGCCAACTCGCCGATGCCCTCTTTTCTCGTGGCAATGTGGCACTGGTGGAGGGCAGGTTATCGGAGGCCCGCAGCCTGTACCTGGAGAGCTTCGATGCCTACAACGAGGTGGGAGATGTGCTGGGGCTCCCCTTTGTGCTGGTCAATCTGGCCGAGGTGGCCCGCCAACAGGGCGATTATCCTGCGGCCCAGGCCCTGGGCGAAGACGCCCAGCATCTGGCCGAGCAATTGGGCGACCGATTACGCCTCGCCAACGCCCTCCAGAGCCTGGGTCTAACCGCTCGAGACCAGGGCCAGCCCGAAGTAGCCGAAGCCAGGCTGCAACAGAGTCTGCAGATTTACCGCGAACTAGGGCACGGACTCAAAATTGGATTCGTAACCAGTGAACTGGGTACGGTCATGTTGCAAAAGGGCCATCTCGAGGCAGCAAGGCAACTGTTCAACCAGGGTCTGCAAACCCATCGGTCTCTGGGGTTGAAGCCAGGGATTGCCTATGCCTTGTTGGGTCTGGCCGAGACCGCCCTGCAAGAGGGGAACCTTGCAGAGGCCAAAGAACACCTGCGTAGCGGCTTCCCCATTGCGCAGCAAACCACCGACCCTCTCACCATAACCCGCTACCTTGAGACCCTGGCCCTCCTGCTCATCCACAGCAACCCTGCCCAATCGACGCGGCTTTTGGGTGCTGCCCAGGCCATGCGTCAGGGTCACGAGATCGTGCTAACCCCAGCCGAACAACCCGTACTTCAAGCGGGCCTGGAGCAGCTTGCCCACCTGTTCGACCCAGCCACCCTCGAGCAGCTAAAACAGGAGGGCCAGGCTTTGGACTGGACGGTTAGTTTTCTGGAGATGCTCAACTGA
- a CDS encoding O-acetylhomoserine aminocarboxypropyltransferase/cysteine synthase family protein has translation MSQKHRFETLQLHAGYSPDPTTGARQVPIYATTSYQFKDADHAARLFGLQEFGNIYTRIMNPTTDVLEKRIAALEGGVAALATSSGHAAQFLAITNIAQAGDNFVSTPNLYGGSLNQFKVTLPRLGIESRFTDSAESVEDFIRLSDDKTRFWYLESLGNPALNIPDFELIAQAAQERGIALFVDNTFGHGGYLFRPIEWGANVVTHSGTKWIGGHGAAIAGLIVDGGNFDWGNGRYPLVTEPQPGYHGLELHKALGNLAFIIKARIDGLRDQGQCLGPFEAFLLLLGLETLSLRSERHVANTLALAHWLREQAEVAWVNYPGLDDHPSHAKAQKYFKGKPGSVLTFGLKGGYEAAKSFINRLELVSHLANVGDTRTLAIHPASTTHSQLSPEEQIRAGVSPELVRISVGLEAIEDIQADLKQALRAQVGA, from the coding sequence ATGTCGCAAAAACACCGCTTCGAGACCCTTCAACTGCACGCAGGCTATAGCCCCGACCCCACCACCGGCGCCCGTCAGGTGCCCATTTACGCCACCACCTCCTATCAGTTCAAAGACGCCGACCACGCGGCCCGGCTTTTTGGCCTGCAGGAGTTTGGCAACATCTACACCCGCATCATGAACCCCACCACCGATGTGCTGGAAAAGCGCATCGCGGCGCTGGAAGGGGGCGTGGCCGCCCTGGCTACCAGCTCGGGCCACGCCGCGCAGTTTTTGGCCATCACCAACATTGCCCAGGCCGGCGACAACTTTGTGTCCACCCCCAACCTGTACGGTGGCAGCCTCAACCAGTTCAAGGTTACGCTACCCCGCCTGGGCATCGAGAGCCGCTTTACCGACAGCGCCGAGAGCGTAGAGGACTTTATTCGCCTATCCGACGACAAAACCCGCTTCTGGTACCTGGAGTCGCTGGGCAACCCGGCCCTCAACATCCCCGACTTCGAACTGATTGCCCAGGCCGCCCAGGAGCGGGGTATTGCCCTGTTCGTGGATAACACCTTTGGGCATGGGGGCTACCTTTTCCGTCCCATTGAGTGGGGGGCCAACGTGGTGACCCATTCCGGCACCAAGTGGATTGGGGGGCACGGGGCCGCCATTGCCGGCCTGATTGTGGACGGGGGCAACTTCGACTGGGGCAACGGGCGCTATCCGCTGGTGACCGAGCCGCAGCCCGGCTACCACGGCCTCGAGCTGCACAAAGCCCTGGGCAACCTGGCCTTCATCATCAAGGCCCGCATCGACGGCCTGCGCGACCAGGGGCAGTGCCTGGGGCCTTTTGAAGCTTTCTTGCTGCTGCTAGGTCTCGAGACCCTCTCGCTGCGCTCCGAACGCCACGTGGCAAACACTTTAGCCCTGGCCCACTGGCTGCGCGAACAAGCCGAGGTGGCCTGGGTCAACTACCCCGGTCTGGACGACCACCCCAGCCACGCCAAGGCCCAGAAGTACTTCAAGGGCAAGCCCGGCTCGGTGCTGACCTTTGGCCTCAAGGGCGGCTACGAAGCCGCCAAGAGCTTTATCAACCGTCTCGAGCTGGTCTCGCACCTGGCCAATGTAGGCGATACCCGTACCCTGGCCATTCACCCGGCTTCCACCACCCACTCCCAACTCTCGCCCGAGGAGCAGATTAGGGCCGGGGTTAGCCCCGAGCTGGTGCGGATTAGTGTGGGTTTGGAAGCCATCGAAGATATCCAGGCCGACCTTAAGCAAGCCCTGCGCGCCCAGGTCGGGGCCTAG
- the sucD gene encoding succinate--CoA ligase subunit alpha: MSILVNKNTRVIVQGITGREGTFHTEAMIKAGTQVVAGVTPGKGGQTVLGVPVYDTVKEATLHHHVDASIIFVPAPAAADAALEAAHAGVPLVVLITEGIPTLDMVKAVAEIKALGNVRLIGGNCPGLITPEECKLGIMPASVFKKGRVGLISRSGTVTYETAKALSDAGYGISTCVGIGGDPIIGTTFKDLLPMFNDDPETHAVVICGEIGGSDEEDAAAYIKEHMTKPVVGFIGGRSAPKGKKMGHAGAIIMGNVGTPESKLAAFADAGVPVAETIDEIVEYVRAKLG; this comes from the coding sequence ATGAGCATCCTGGTTAATAAAAACACCCGCGTGATTGTCCAGGGTATTACCGGACGCGAGGGTACCTTCCACACCGAGGCCATGATTAAAGCCGGCACCCAGGTGGTGGCCGGGGTCACACCGGGCAAAGGCGGGCAGACCGTGCTGGGGGTGCCGGTCTACGATACGGTCAAGGAAGCCACCCTGCACCACCATGTGGACGCCTCCATCATTTTTGTGCCCGCGCCTGCAGCCGCCGATGCTGCCCTCGAGGCCGCCCATGCCGGGGTGCCGCTGGTGGTGTTGATTACCGAGGGCATTCCCACGCTGGACATGGTAAAAGCGGTAGCCGAGATCAAGGCCCTGGGCAACGTGCGTCTGATTGGGGGCAACTGCCCCGGCCTGATTACCCCCGAAGAGTGCAAGCTGGGCATCATGCCCGCCAGCGTGTTCAAAAAAGGCCGGGTGGGCCTGATTTCCCGCTCCGGCACGGTCACCTACGAAACCGCCAAGGCCCTTTCAGACGCCGGCTATGGTATCTCGACCTGCGTGGGCATCGGGGGCGACCCCATCATCGGCACCACCTTCAAAGACCTGCTGCCCATGTTCAACGACGACCCCGAGACCCATGCCGTGGTGATCTGCGGTGAGATTGGTGGCTCGGACGAGGAAGACGCCGCCGCCTACATCAAAGAGCACATGACCAAACCGGTGGTGGGCTTTATCGGCGGGCGCAGCGCCCCCAAGGGCAAAAAGATGGGCCATGCCGGAGCCATCATCATGGGCAACGTGGGCACTCCCGAGAGCAAGCTGGCCGCCTTTGCCGATGCGGGTGTGCCGGTGGCCGAGACCATTGACGAGATTGTGGAGTACGTGCGGGCCAAGCTGGGTTAG